From uncultured Roseateles sp., the proteins below share one genomic window:
- a CDS encoding phage tail protein — protein sequence MSGKTISTSATRAEALTLQSSTYGATVAWLRGVNKLPGNLVWYGDFRAIPHTTTQGGKGGGGSRSTTYTYAASLVMGLCHGTITAIPKVWKGKGQSTPTALGLSLLNGAVGQAVWSGLAGKGIEAIGYSGLACVAGQDYSLGDSASVDNHSFEVVHSSAYALGVGVPDVDPSVAMADLMTDASEGAGLDPALLGDWSDWSDWCVASGLLVSPAITEQIAAIEALRTAAELTNTGIVWSDGKLKMVPYADQAAVGHGRTFTPSNTPLYQLDDTCYTPARGKEPVRMSSKTPTDLHNHVRVQYKDRSNGYQIAIAEATDLTDISINGRRSKPVIQAHWICDAGVARLVAELLKQRSLLVPNTYVIDLPINYALTEPMDLLTLTDSVLRMADIPVRVTQVQEEGDDTLTITCEDFPAGSANAPIYAAQVPVGYAGNYLAAPGSTAQVVVFEAPGALVGGTLEVWVAARGDGAFWGGCTVWVSLDGTSYKAMGRIEGGSRCGTLTGPIATGAMPVQIGAKQQLVSASSADAAALNSLCYVDGTPEFFAYESATLTGAGAYSLGGLVQGAYHTTPAAHASGAKFAFVDASVARSDVIDPSYIGKTIHIKCTSFNVYGVAEQSLADVAAVDYVITGAQFVSNKSLRLLPSSTYFKIDKLLAVTPTTITLSAVGAGLAGAPSFSVTTGSAVLSGTGTSRTLTEAGMTTDLVTVQCTWDGVIDVVTITKMRDGTDGAGSGSASFSWVLAGDAVAPTGTSIRNAGPGVGVGNGGHSVENYIGGAQMTFRTTTAAYDSTAAGLGTSPTAYPRFTWIMFADHTCSANNGGSHVGGSTWAAGDTFSVLYDGGDAKWYKNGSLLFTVTGVGAGLQLYLAVALVYPGAELAGFGFAGGASGAVIMTYRQELDPGAVANGSTWTVPSTGRSYLRQGGVWIPTVGPGSVTTDEIQAQAVSTNGGMLNSSTTSGGSGTGDLVSVGFFVGPSLTVADGDLLDWSVIGRHNQFVLSQSTTDRLVDNFLVEVWMEIKRGAEAAIEVGERMRIVTTARGPNQVTPIPIPFQTQIVPGAGTWALTCRYKVNAMNDQGVGVYRNNGYEASARWDFKRLKR from the coding sequence ATGAGCGGCAAAACCATCAGCACCAGCGCCACGCGCGCCGAAGCGCTCACGCTGCAAAGCTCCACCTATGGGGCCACCGTGGCCTGGCTGCGCGGCGTCAACAAGCTGCCGGGCAATCTCGTCTGGTATGGCGACTTTCGCGCCATTCCGCACACCACCACCCAGGGAGGCAAGGGCGGCGGCGGCTCGCGCAGCACCACCTACACCTACGCCGCCAGCCTGGTCATGGGCCTGTGCCACGGCACCATCACCGCCATACCGAAGGTGTGGAAGGGCAAGGGCCAAAGCACGCCCACGGCGCTGGGCCTGAGCCTGCTCAATGGCGCCGTAGGGCAGGCCGTGTGGTCGGGCCTGGCGGGCAAGGGCATTGAGGCCATCGGATACAGCGGCCTGGCCTGCGTGGCCGGGCAAGACTATTCGCTGGGCGACTCGGCCAGCGTGGACAACCACTCGTTCGAGGTTGTGCATTCCAGCGCCTATGCGCTGGGTGTGGGCGTGCCCGACGTTGACCCGTCGGTCGCCATGGCCGACCTGATGACCGATGCCAGCGAGGGCGCCGGCCTGGACCCGGCTCTGCTGGGCGATTGGTCCGACTGGTCGGACTGGTGCGTGGCCTCTGGCCTGCTGGTGTCGCCGGCCATCACCGAGCAGATCGCCGCCATCGAGGCCCTGCGCACCGCTGCGGAGCTGACGAACACCGGCATCGTCTGGAGTGACGGCAAGCTGAAGATGGTGCCCTATGCCGACCAGGCCGCCGTGGGGCATGGCCGCACTTTCACGCCCAGCAACACGCCGCTCTATCAGCTGGATGACACCTGCTACACCCCCGCGCGGGGGAAAGAGCCGGTGCGCATGTCGTCCAAAACGCCCACGGACTTGCACAACCATGTCCGCGTTCAGTACAAAGACCGGTCGAACGGCTATCAGATCGCCATTGCCGAAGCCACTGACCTGACCGACATCAGCATCAACGGCCGCCGCTCCAAGCCCGTGATTCAGGCGCACTGGATCTGCGACGCAGGGGTGGCGCGCCTGGTGGCCGAGTTGCTCAAACAGCGCTCGCTGCTGGTGCCCAACACCTATGTCATCGATCTGCCGATCAACTACGCGCTGACCGAGCCGATGGACCTGCTCACGCTGACCGACAGTGTGCTGCGGATGGCCGACATACCCGTGCGCGTGACCCAGGTTCAAGAAGAGGGCGACGACACCCTGACCATCACCTGCGAAGACTTCCCCGCAGGCTCGGCCAATGCGCCGATCTATGCCGCCCAGGTGCCCGTGGGCTACGCCGGCAACTACCTGGCCGCGCCGGGCAGTACGGCGCAGGTGGTGGTGTTCGAAGCGCCAGGCGCCCTGGTGGGCGGTACGCTCGAGGTGTGGGTAGCTGCGCGCGGCGACGGCGCGTTCTGGGGCGGCTGCACCGTGTGGGTGAGCCTGGACGGCACCAGCTACAAGGCCATGGGCCGTATCGAGGGCGGCAGCCGCTGCGGCACGCTCACGGGGCCGATTGCCACCGGCGCGATGCCGGTGCAGATCGGCGCGAAGCAGCAGCTCGTCAGCGCCAGCTCGGCCGACGCCGCGGCGCTGAACTCGCTGTGCTATGTGGACGGCACGCCCGAGTTCTTTGCCTATGAGTCGGCCACCCTCACCGGTGCAGGCGCCTACAGCCTGGGCGGCCTTGTGCAGGGCGCGTATCACACCACCCCGGCGGCGCATGCCTCGGGCGCGAAGTTCGCCTTTGTTGATGCCTCGGTGGCGAGGTCGGATGTCATAGACCCGTCCTACATCGGCAAGACGATTCACATCAAGTGCACCAGCTTCAATGTGTACGGCGTGGCCGAGCAATCGCTGGCCGATGTGGCGGCGGTCGACTACGTCATCACCGGCGCGCAGTTCGTCAGCAACAAGAGCCTGCGCCTCCTGCCCAGCAGCACCTACTTCAAGATTGACAAGCTGCTGGCCGTCACGCCGACCACCATCACGCTCTCGGCCGTTGGCGCTGGCCTGGCGGGTGCGCCCAGCTTCAGCGTCACCACAGGCAGCGCGGTGCTCAGCGGCACGGGCACCAGCCGCACCCTCACCGAGGCCGGCATGACGACCGACCTGGTGACCGTGCAGTGCACGTGGGATGGGGTGATCGATGTCGTGACGATCACCAAAATGAGGGACGGCACGGATGGGGCGGGGTCGGGTAGTGCCAGTTTCAGCTGGGTCTTGGCGGGCGACGCCGTAGCACCCACAGGCACGTCGATCCGCAACGCGGGGCCAGGGGTTGGCGTCGGAAACGGGGGGCACTCAGTCGAGAACTACATCGGCGGCGCGCAGATGACGTTCCGCACGACCACGGCGGCTTATGACTCGACGGCAGCCGGGCTGGGCACCTCGCCAACAGCCTACCCGCGCTTCACATGGATCATGTTTGCAGACCATACCTGCTCCGCCAACAACGGTGGCTCGCACGTGGGCGGCTCCACATGGGCGGCCGGCGACACCTTCTCTGTCTTGTACGACGGCGGCGACGCCAAATGGTACAAAAATGGCTCGTTGCTCTTCACGGTGACGGGCGTCGGCGCAGGCCTGCAGCTCTATCTGGCTGTAGCCCTGGTCTACCCCGGCGCCGAGCTGGCGGGTTTTGGTTTTGCCGGCGGCGCTTCGGGCGCCGTGATCATGACGTACCGGCAGGAGCTGGACCCGGGCGCGGTGGCCAATGGATCGACCTGGACTGTTCCCAGCACGGGCAGAAGCTATCTGCGCCAGGGCGGTGTCTGGATACCCACAGTCGGCCCCGGCTCGGTGACCACGGACGAGATCCAGGCCCAGGCTGTCAGCACCAATGGGGGCATGCTCAACTCGTCCACCACCAGCGGCGGCTCGGGCACGGGGGACCTGGTCAGTGTTGGCTTCTTTGTTGGCCCGTCTCTCACTGTGGCCGATGGCGACCTGCTGGACTGGAGCGTGATCGGCCGGCATAACCAGTTCGTGCTGAGCCAGTCGACTACCGATCGCCTGGTCGATAACTTCTTGGTCGAAGTCTGGATGGAAATCAAGCGCGGCGCCGAGGCCGCCATTGAGGTGGGCGAGCGCATGCGCATCGTGACGACGGCCCGCGGCCCGAACCAGGTCACGCCTATCCCGATCCCCTTCCAGACCCAGATCGTGCCAGGCGCCGGCACCTGGGCACTGACCTGCCGCTACAAGGTCAACGCGATGAATGACCAGGGCGTCGGTGTGTATCGAAACAACGGATACGAAGCCAGCGCGCGCTGGGATTTCAAGAGGCTGAAGCGATGA
- a CDS encoding phage holin family protein, whose product MRALIVLALGFVIALLLPLLARAEPKDPLAYPLKQYGFVLGIALLGGLVGWYAKVRKGEVLPWNLMQLIGELCTSAFAGLLAFWLCELGNAPALLTASIVGISGHMGTRAIQTLENFVERRWRAKFGADPAAPSGEPK is encoded by the coding sequence ATGCGCGCCCTCATCGTCCTAGCGCTTGGCTTCGTCATCGCACTGCTGCTGCCGTTGCTGGCCAGGGCCGAGCCCAAAGACCCGCTGGCTTATCCGCTCAAACAGTACGGCTTCGTTCTGGGCATCGCGCTGCTTGGCGGCCTGGTCGGGTGGTACGCCAAGGTGCGCAAGGGCGAGGTGCTGCCCTGGAACCTCATGCAACTGATCGGCGAGCTTTGCACCAGCGCTTTCGCGGGCCTCCTGGCCTTTTGGCTGTGCGAGCTGGGCAACGCGCCGGCGCTGCTCACCGCCTCGATCGTCGGGATCTCGGGCCACATGGGGACCCGGGCCATCCAGACCCTTGAAAACTTCGTCGAACGCCGCTGGCGCGCGAAGTTCGGTGCAGACCCAGCGGCGCCCTCTGGAGAACCCAAATGA
- a CDS encoding glycoside hydrolase family 19 protein, translating to MITLAVLIAVGVAPAIARPFVQPLAEACARFEIATPARQAAFLGQCVAETGNLVHTEENLYYSMPERVRQIFSGSVHDLSDAATLCRNPQALASRVYAGRLGNGDEASGDGWRYRGRGLIQLTGRDHYADAGEALGLPYLDQPQLVAEPLHACLTAAWYWHVNKLNVLADSGQVDAITKAVNGAAMLHRDLRRQLTQDALAAMA from the coding sequence ATGATCACCCTTGCTGTATTGATAGCCGTCGGCGTGGCGCCGGCGATCGCGCGCCCGTTCGTGCAGCCGCTGGCCGAGGCCTGCGCCCGGTTCGAGATCGCCACGCCGGCGCGCCAGGCGGCGTTCCTGGGCCAGTGTGTGGCCGAGACCGGCAACCTGGTGCACACCGAAGAAAACCTGTACTACAGCATGCCCGAGCGCGTGCGTCAGATCTTCTCAGGCAGCGTGCACGACCTGTCCGATGCAGCAACGCTCTGCCGCAACCCGCAGGCCCTGGCCAGTCGGGTCTACGCGGGCCGGCTGGGCAATGGCGATGAGGCCAGCGGCGACGGCTGGCGGTATCGAGGCCGCGGCTTGATCCAGCTCACCGGCCGCGACCACTACGCCGATGCCGGCGAGGCGCTGGGCCTGCCGTACCTCGATCAGCCCCAGCTGGTGGCCGAGCCCCTGCATGCGTGCCTCACGGCCGCCTGGTACTGGCACGTGAACAAGCTCAACGTGTTGGCCGACTCTGGCCAGGTCGATGCGATCACCAAGGCCGTCAACGGCGCCGCAATGCTGCACCGAGATCTGCGGCGCCAACTCACCCAGGACGCGCTTGCGGCCATGGCCTGA
- a CDS encoding CHAT domain-containing protein, whose product MLALAALCASAQSDESEPGSIDEGEIGGQRLGPDDARRVLAEPLPDEAGARYALLQRQFRAAQSLEDRARQIELARQLATAGRGRPGGETWVRVYLNAEFTWGSSGKALDACEAFVTDASLSLPTRAQAALRQTYFAAQGNDRALLGRLWRRADGLAQQALAQGGDLTANLQVDRLQVRAEIESAEGNPAAALATLRESVGLGRRAVQAARQRAPGPNDPAVLDSYGWLDGSMGMLTYALVRQGRSQEAIDVAQANIALWRAGQLSEGLGARWNYRLATGLNSTQQFEPGLAAARLSDEMLQRSGAAATSHTRWLARQEVVRGLIGLKRWKEADEAYRDLMANLQTDALARSRASDNRLMALLAAKNGRLDEALEIAERTHRFRLRLYGAQHPQTQEAAGVRAVVRLLRGDVGRAMGDYEQLFAATLDNPGGWLDLDLRGLRGFVLGVAFGEFMNFVAERALKGEPMDAALTERALQIADRSKLGVTQRALTDSTARVLAATPALRALLEQEQQQRQKVGALFGTLSSTLAQEDRQRREVNTEAFKALPPLERKPREDELRAIREQIKAQQAEVAAVRALLNTQREGIARQYPAYADLVTPGTPRPEQLRGLLGDGEALVVIQSLDSATLVWLVGADGRKGFHASRLTAAVLARQVAELRTMLDLGSATAGREPPLQVAPLHALYRELLAPLEPQLRGLRSLIVATDGPLAGLPLATLVTAAPEGGAPPAWLVRQMAVTQLPAASALQALRRVRQPSPAAKALMGFGDPLFDLEAGAKPVAAQRLIGAPLQRGATRYDAELGFRYAEVPPLPETRTELLAVAAALGADAKTDLLLGAAATRRAVLDAHLLDRRVVAFATHGLMPGELPGISKPALAMAANQNPAESPLLELDDVLGLRLNAQWVLLSACNTAAGEAGGAAMSGLVRGFFFAGARSVLATHWAVESASAAALSTATFQARGVSRAESLRQAQLAMLEGRLGEGRWTHPFYWAPYALFGDPAR is encoded by the coding sequence TTGCTGGCACTTGCGGCGCTGTGCGCCTCGGCCCAGTCCGATGAGAGCGAACCGGGTTCGATCGACGAGGGCGAGATCGGCGGCCAGCGTCTCGGCCCCGATGACGCGCGGCGCGTATTGGCCGAGCCGTTGCCCGACGAGGCCGGCGCGCGCTACGCCCTGCTGCAACGCCAGTTCCGCGCCGCCCAGTCGCTGGAAGACCGGGCACGCCAGATCGAACTGGCCCGTCAGCTGGCCACCGCGGGCCGCGGCCGGCCGGGTGGCGAGACCTGGGTGCGCGTCTATCTGAATGCCGAATTCACCTGGGGCAGCTCGGGCAAGGCGCTGGACGCCTGCGAGGCCTTTGTCACCGACGCCAGCCTGTCCCTGCCCACCCGTGCGCAGGCCGCGCTGCGCCAGACCTATTTCGCTGCCCAGGGGAATGACCGTGCGCTGCTCGGCCGGCTGTGGCGCCGCGCCGATGGACTGGCCCAGCAGGCACTGGCCCAGGGTGGGGATCTCACCGCCAATCTGCAGGTCGACCGCCTGCAGGTGCGAGCCGAAATCGAGTCGGCCGAAGGCAATCCGGCCGCGGCGCTGGCGACTTTGCGCGAATCGGTGGGCCTGGGCCGCAGGGCGGTGCAGGCGGCGCGTCAGCGCGCACCCGGCCCGAACGACCCGGCCGTGCTGGACAGCTACGGCTGGCTTGACGGCTCGATGGGCATGCTGACCTATGCGCTGGTGCGCCAGGGCCGTTCGCAGGAGGCGATCGACGTGGCCCAGGCCAATATCGCGCTGTGGCGGGCCGGCCAGCTCAGCGAGGGCCTGGGCGCGCGCTGGAACTACCGGCTGGCGACGGGCTTGAATTCGACCCAGCAGTTCGAGCCCGGCCTGGCCGCCGCCCGCCTGTCCGACGAGATGCTGCAGCGCTCTGGCGCGGCCGCCACCAGCCACACGCGTTGGCTGGCGCGCCAGGAGGTGGTGCGCGGGCTGATAGGCCTGAAGCGCTGGAAGGAGGCCGACGAGGCCTATCGCGATCTGATGGCGAACCTGCAGACCGACGCGCTGGCCCGCTCCCGCGCCAGCGACAACCGGCTGATGGCCCTGCTGGCCGCCAAGAATGGGCGCCTGGACGAGGCGCTGGAGATTGCCGAGCGCACGCACCGCTTCCGGTTGCGCCTCTATGGCGCCCAGCATCCGCAGACCCAGGAGGCGGCCGGCGTGCGAGCCGTCGTGCGCCTGCTGCGCGGCGATGTGGGGCGGGCGATGGGTGACTACGAGCAGCTGTTCGCCGCCACCCTGGACAACCCCGGCGGCTGGCTTGACCTGGACCTGCGTGGTCTGCGCGGGTTTGTGCTGGGCGTGGCCTTCGGCGAGTTCATGAACTTCGTCGCCGAGCGGGCCTTGAAGGGCGAGCCGATGGACGCGGCGCTGACCGAACGGGCGCTGCAGATCGCCGACCGCAGCAAGCTCGGCGTGACCCAGCGCGCGCTGACCGACAGCACCGCCCGCGTGCTGGCCGCCACGCCGGCGCTGCGGGCGCTGCTGGAGCAGGAGCAACAGCAGCGTCAAAAGGTCGGTGCGCTGTTTGGCACCTTGTCCAGCACCCTGGCCCAGGAGGACCGCCAGCGTCGCGAGGTCAATACCGAAGCCTTCAAGGCCCTGCCGCCGCTGGAGCGCAAACCGCGCGAAGACGAGTTGCGTGCCATCCGCGAGCAGATCAAGGCCCAGCAGGCCGAGGTGGCGGCTGTCCGCGCCTTGCTGAACACGCAGCGCGAGGGCATCGCCAGGCAGTATCCGGCCTATGCCGATCTGGTCACGCCCGGTACGCCCAGGCCCGAGCAACTGCGTGGCTTGCTGGGCGATGGCGAGGCCCTGGTGGTGATCCAGTCGCTGGACTCGGCGACCCTGGTCTGGCTGGTCGGCGCCGATGGGCGCAAGGGCTTTCACGCCAGCCGGCTGACGGCCGCGGTGCTGGCCCGCCAGGTGGCCGAGTTGCGCACGATGCTGGACCTGGGTAGTGCCACGGCCGGCCGCGAGCCGCCGTTGCAGGTCGCTCCATTGCATGCGCTGTACCGCGAGTTGCTGGCGCCGCTGGAGCCGCAGCTGCGCGGCCTGCGCTCGTTGATCGTGGCCACCGATGGCCCGCTGGCCGGCCTGCCGCTGGCCACGCTGGTCACCGCCGCGCCCGAGGGCGGTGCGCCGCCGGCCTGGCTGGTGCGGCAGATGGCGGTCACTCAGCTGCCCGCCGCCTCGGCGCTTCAGGCGCTGCGCCGGGTCAGGCAGCCCAGCCCGGCGGCCAAGGCCTTGATGGGTTTCGGCGATCCGCTGTTCGATCTGGAGGCCGGTGCCAAACCGGTGGCCGCACAGCGCCTGATCGGCGCGCCGCTGCAGCGCGGCGCCACGCGCTACGACGCCGAGCTGGGTTTCCGTTATGCCGAGGTGCCACCGCTGCCCGAGACCCGCACCGAGCTGCTGGCCGTGGCCGCCGCCCTGGGCGCCGATGCCAAGACCGATCTGCTGCTGGGTGCTGCCGCCACCCGCCGTGCGGTGCTGGACGCCCATCTGCTGGACCGCCGCGTCGTCGCCTTTGCCACCCACGGCCTGATGCCCGGCGAGTTGCCCGGCATCTCCAAGCCGGCACTGGCGATGGCCGCCAATCAGAATCCGGCCGAATCGCCGTTGCTGGAGCTCGACGATGTGCTGGGTCTGCGCCTGAACGCGCAATGGGTGCTGCTGTCGGCCTGCAACACGGCCGCAGGCGAAGCCGGCGGCGCGGCCATGTCGGGCCTGGTGCGCGGCTTCTTCTTTGCCGGCGCCCGCTCGGTGCTGGCCACGCACTGGGCGGTCGAGTCGGCCTCGGCGGCGGCGCTGAGTACGGCCACCTTCCAGGCGCGCGGAGTGTCGCGTGCCGAGAGCCTGCGCCAGGCCCAGCTGGCGATGCTCGAAGGTCGCCTCGGCGAGGGCCGCTGGACGCATCCGTTCTACTGGGCGCCCTATGCGCTGTTTGGCGATCCGGCGCGCTAG
- a CDS encoding FecR domain-containing protein, translating to MRLKCLTAGLMMLWLPAWGEPVCEVLAVRGEAFAGGRALAVGDKLERGTELRTGAQGRVRLRFVDGSTLVLGDATLLKVEQFEQAAGQPRKAGLLLEMGLIGQKVMPSPGGSWQVRTPTAVTAVLGTEFIIEVDEDQATAVNVQSGQVSVEAVVAPSSSATRSLHPPRSRVMLEDAQAGTRCSAVGGCSASSTWSPERVRRSQDRLAGV from the coding sequence ATGAGACTGAAGTGCCTGACGGCCGGTTTGATGATGCTCTGGCTGCCCGCCTGGGGGGAGCCTGTCTGCGAAGTGCTGGCGGTGCGCGGCGAGGCCTTTGCTGGCGGTCGCGCGCTGGCCGTCGGTGACAAGCTCGAGCGGGGCACCGAGTTGCGCACCGGGGCCCAGGGCCGGGTGCGGCTGCGCTTTGTCGATGGTTCCACCCTGGTCCTCGGCGATGCCACGTTGCTGAAGGTCGAGCAGTTCGAGCAGGCCGCCGGCCAGCCGCGCAAGGCCGGCCTGCTGCTGGAGATGGGCCTGATCGGCCAGAAGGTCATGCCCTCGCCGGGCGGCAGCTGGCAGGTGCGCACACCCACGGCGGTGACGGCGGTGCTCGGCACCGAATTCATCATCGAAGTTGATGAAGACCAGGCCACGGCGGTGAATGTGCAGTCGGGCCAGGTTTCGGTCGAGGCGGTGGTGGCACCGTCGAGCAGCGCCACCCGGTCTCTGCACCCGCCGCGCAGCCGGGTCATGCTGGAGGATGCCCAGGCCGGCACCCGCTGTTCGGCGGTCGGCGGGTGCAGCGCCTCCAGCACCTGGTCACCCGAACGCGTGCGGCGCTCCCAGGACAGGTTGGCTGGTGTCTGA
- a CDS encoding EAL domain-containing protein, translating to MSDPGGPDASAPRGAWLAVALAASLLAGLLWSLRAQLPLLDRIDRITVDGQLQWRGPLRPSEKAGLLLISIDDVSLRRLGSIAPDRRQLAQAIDRLSVAGARAIALDMLLLDPARPDPAADQALALAMRSAGNVLLPFALPMAPSSEDKARLPASWDAPLDSAYVRHSGGPAQQAVALEPARLVMPIAPLAQAAAALGHVTVLRGPDGAVRFDLPALTFEGEVYPSLALRLAALAMGLDWRQVEMRFGEQVLLGTQALPVDALSRQWLNYYGSAGTFETLSFIDLLDGTVAPSRLKGRVALIGMAALGAGDTFPTPFDAGLPGFERLATVVDNIVSGRALVRPLWAAPAEMLAMLALPLLAVTLIARWPQRRALLGLLVLLALLVGLLQWLLLSRQIFVAPAFPLLSLGLAVLGATALRSGIEQARKRAALQALRASEQRYALAVQGANDGMWDWDIAGAAVYFSPRWLTLMGLSPEQAQTMAAWTQPLDARGRQDFDAALADHLAGRSLQFHHVLNFEQGGAERWLLARGVAVREADRPTRMAGSLTDISEQQQLQRQITFDALHDRLTGLPNRVLFLERLGQLFAAGAEQTGVILIDIDGFRSLNEREGTQAGDEVLREMGRRLAQREGQALNLARLGADRFGLLFTAPLAPDGQDEARLAAWALAQFEAPFRVGEHTLNLGVSIGWAHGAQGRFNATELMNAAELALAHAKASQRGKIHCFDPAEQLIENSRRWLRENIDLALQRQEFRLFYQPLVQLKDQELLGFEALIRWPHPVRGMVMPGDFIPFAEESGQIVPLGRWTLMEAAAQLVRWDAQGFKGEIAVNLSSVQFSVGDLEGDARAVLQVLGEISPRRIKLEVTESMAMANPQRTAVALQNLAALGFKISIDDFGTGYSSLAYLHRFPFDTLKIDRSFVIRLASGREAVEIVRTIVGLAMALDKQVLAEGVEEPAQAQLLQELGVHVGQGWLFAKALPADQAQQLIRDGIKPAR from the coding sequence GTGTCTGATCCAGGCGGCCCGGACGCCAGCGCACCGCGCGGCGCCTGGCTGGCCGTGGCCCTGGCGGCTTCGCTGCTGGCCGGGTTGCTGTGGAGCCTGCGTGCCCAGCTGCCGCTGCTGGACCGCATCGACCGCATCACCGTCGATGGCCAGCTGCAATGGCGCGGGCCGCTGCGTCCGTCGGAGAAGGCCGGCCTGTTGCTGATCAGCATCGATGATGTCAGCCTGCGCCGCCTGGGCTCGATCGCGCCCGACCGTCGCCAGCTGGCCCAGGCCATCGACCGGCTGAGCGTGGCCGGTGCGCGGGCAATTGCCCTGGACATGCTGCTGCTGGACCCGGCCCGGCCCGATCCTGCCGCTGACCAGGCGCTGGCGCTGGCGATGCGCTCGGCCGGCAATGTGCTGCTGCCGTTTGCCCTGCCCATGGCCCCATCGAGCGAAGACAAGGCCCGCCTGCCCGCCAGCTGGGATGCGCCGCTGGACAGCGCCTATGTGCGCCACAGCGGCGGGCCGGCGCAGCAGGCGGTGGCGCTGGAGCCGGCCCGGCTGGTGATGCCGATCGCGCCGCTGGCCCAGGCCGCCGCCGCGTTGGGCCATGTCACCGTGCTGCGCGGCCCCGATGGCGCGGTGCGCTTCGACCTGCCGGCGCTGACTTTCGAAGGCGAGGTCTATCCCTCGCTGGCGCTGCGCCTGGCCGCGCTGGCCATGGGGCTGGACTGGCGCCAGGTCGAGATGCGCTTTGGCGAGCAGGTGCTGCTCGGCACGCAGGCGCTGCCGGTCGATGCTCTGTCGCGCCAGTGGCTGAACTACTACGGTTCGGCCGGCACCTTCGAGACCCTTTCCTTCATTGACCTGCTGGACGGCACGGTGGCGCCGTCCCGGCTGAAGGGGCGCGTGGCCCTGATAGGCATGGCCGCGCTGGGCGCCGGCGACACCTTTCCGACGCCCTTCGATGCCGGCCTGCCGGGCTTCGAGCGCCTGGCCACGGTGGTCGACAACATCGTCAGCGGCCGCGCCCTGGTGCGGCCGCTGTGGGCCGCGCCGGCCGAGATGCTGGCCATGCTGGCACTGCCGCTGCTGGCGGTGACGCTGATTGCCCGCTGGCCGCAGCGCCGGGCGCTGCTCGGCCTGCTGGTGCTGCTGGCGCTGTTGGTGGGCTTGCTGCAGTGGCTGTTGCTGAGCCGGCAGATCTTTGTGGCGCCGGCCTTTCCGCTGCTCTCCCTGGGCCTGGCAGTGCTGGGTGCCACGGCGCTGCGCAGCGGCATCGAGCAGGCGCGCAAGCGCGCGGCCCTGCAGGCCTTGCGCGCCAGCGAGCAGCGCTATGCGTTGGCCGTGCAGGGCGCCAACGATGGCATGTGGGATTGGGACATCGCCGGCGCAGCGGTCTATTTCTCGCCGCGCTGGCTGACGCTGATGGGCCTGTCACCCGAACAGGCGCAGACCATGGCCGCCTGGACCCAGCCGCTGGACGCCCGCGGCCGGCAGGACTTCGATGCCGCGCTGGCCGATCACCTGGCCGGGCGCAGCCTGCAGTTCCATCACGTGCTGAATTTCGAGCAGGGCGGTGCCGAGCGCTGGCTGCTGGCACGCGGCGTGGCTGTCCGCGAGGCCGACCGGCCCACCCGCATGGCCGGTTCGCTGACCGACATCAGCGAGCAGCAGCAGCTGCAGCGCCAGATCACCTTCGATGCGCTGCACGACCGCCTCACCGGCCTGCCCAACCGGGTGCTGTTCCTGGAGCGGCTGGGCCAGCTGTTTGCCGCCGGCGCCGAGCAGACCGGCGTGATCCTGATCGACATCGACGGTTTTCGCAGCCTCAACGAGCGCGAGGGCACGCAGGCCGGCGACGAGGTGCTGCGCGAGATGGGCCGCCGGCTGGCTCAGCGCGAGGGCCAGGCGCTGAATCTGGCGCGGCTGGGGGCCGACCGCTTCGGTCTGCTGTTCACCGCCCCGCTGGCCCCGGACGGCCAGGACGAGGCGCGCCTGGCGGCCTGGGCGCTGGCGCAGTTCGAGGCACCGTTTCGCGTCGGCGAGCACACGCTGAACCTGGGTGTCAGCATCGGCTGGGCCCATGGCGCGCAGGGGCGCTTCAATGCCACCGAACTGATGAATGCGGCCGAACTGGCGCTGGCCCATGCCAAGGCCAGTCAGCGCGGCAAGATCCATTGCTTCGACCCGGCCGAGCAACTGATCGAGAACTCGCGCCGCTGGCTCAGGGAGAACATCGATCTGGCGCTGCAGCGCCAGGAGTTCCGCCTGTTCTACCAGCCGCTGGTGCAGCTGAAGGATCAGGAGCTGCTGGGCTTCGAGGCCTTGATACGCTGGCCCCATCCGGTCAGGGGCATGGTCATGCCGGGGGACTTCATCCCCTTCGCCGAGGAAAGCGGCCAGATCGTGCCTCTGGGCCGCTGGACCCTGATGGAGGCGGCCGCTCAGCTGGTGCGCTGGGACGCCCAGGGCTTCAAGGGAGAGATTGCCGTCAACCTCTCCAGCGTGCAGTTCAGCGTCGGCGATCTGGAGGGCGATGCCCGGGCGGTGCTGCAGGTGCTGGGCGAGATCAGCCCGCGTCGCATCAAGCTGGAGGTGACCGAGAGCATGGCCATGGCCAATCCGCAGCGCACGGCGGTGGCGCTGCAGAACCTGGCAGCGCTGGGCTTCAAGATCTCGATCGACGACTTCGGCACCGGCTACTCATCGCTGGCCTATCTGCACCGCTTTCCGTTCGACACGCTGAAGATTGACCGCTCCTTCGTGATACGGCTGGCCTCGGGCCGCGAGGCGGTGGAGATCGTGCGCACCATCGTCGGCCTGGCCATGGCCCTGGACAAGCAGGTGCTGGCCGAGGGCGTCGAGGAGCCGGCCCAGGCCCAGCTGCTGCAGGAGCTGGGCGTGCATGTCGGCCAGGGCTGGCTGTTTGCCAAGGCCTTGCCGGCCGATCAGGCCCAGCAGCTGATACGGGATGGCATCAAGCCAGCTCGCTGA